A stretch of the Argentina anserina chromosome 6, drPotAnse1.1, whole genome shotgun sequence genome encodes the following:
- the LOC126799405 gene encoding phospholipase A1-IIdelta has translation MGGHNSKDNKTQLSLSEPKPAMDTTTQLQTTDSTTEPGPAWSALLGESNWTGLLDPLDLHLRTLILRCGDFCQGTYDAFNNDANSKYAGSSRYGHANFFDKVMLQDAANYEIASFLYATAQVSVPEAFLLHSMSRESWDRESNWIGYVAVTTDEFSKSIGRREIYVAWRGTTRNYEWINVLGAELVSAEQLLNPENNNTVNKDVKQTTEGEGGTSSSSDDEEEDKIPKVMRGWLSMYTSDDSKSSFTKLSARVQLVTKINELREKYKGENLSIALTGHSLGASLAIVSAFDLVENGVSDIPVAAFVFGSPQVGNKAFKTRISNHPNLKIMHIKNTIDVIPHYPGRILGYRYIGTEVVIDTRKSPYLKDSKEMGDWHNLQAMLHIVAGWNGQEGEFELKVKRSVALVNKSCDFLKPECSVPAMWWVEKNKGMVRDESGEWVQAPPADEDLPVPEY, from the coding sequence ATGGGAGGCCACAATTCCAAAGATAACAAAACGCAACTCTCACTCTCTGAACCAAAACCAGCCATGGATACAACCACCCAGCTTCAAACCACTGATTCAACTACTGAACCAGGTCCAGCATGGTCAGCTCTTCTCGGAGAAAGCAACTGGACCGGCCTCCTCGATCCTTTGGACCTCCACCTCCGAACCCTGATCCTCCGTTGCGGCGACTTCTGCCAGGGGACCTACGACGCCTTCAACAACGACGCCAACTCTAAGTACGCCGGGTCCAGCCGCTACGGCCACGCCAACTTTTTCGACAAAGTGATGCTCCAAGACGCTGCCAACTACGAAATCGCTTCCTTCCTCTACGCCACCGCGCAGGTCAGCGTCCCGGAGGCCTTCCTCCTCCACTCCATGTCCCGCGAGTCGTGGGACCGCGAGTCCAACTGGATCGGCTACGTAGCCGTCACCACCGACGAGTTCAGCAAGTCCATCGGCCGCCGTGAGATCTACGTAGCCTGGCGCGGTACCACCCGCAACTACGAGTGGATCAATGTGCTCGGCGCTGAGCTCGTTTCCGCCGAGCAGCTGCTCAACCCGGAGAACAACAACACAGTCAACAAGGATGTAAAGCAAACCACTGAAGGCGAAGGAGGAACAAGCAGCAGCAGTGATGACGAGGAGGAAGACAAGATACCGAAAGTGATGAGGGGCTGGCtgtccatgtatacttccgaCGACTCGAAATCTTCCTTCACCAAACTGAGCGCTAGAGTTCAGCTGGTGACGAAGATCAACGAGCTGAGGGAGAAGTACAAAGGTGAGAACCTAAGCATAGCCTTAACCGGGCACAGCCTCGGCGCCAGTCTCGCTATCGTGAGCGCATTTGACCTGGTGGAGAACGGAGTCTCCGACATTCCGGTGGCTGCTTTCGTCTTCGGGTCTCCGCAAGTCGGGAACAAAGCCTTCAAGACCAGAATAAGCAACCACCCCAACCTGAAGATCATGCACATAAAGAACACCATCGACGTGATTCCGCACTATCCGGGGAGGATATTGGGGTACCGGTACATAGGGACCGAGGTTGTGATCGACACAAGGAAGTCGCCGTACTTGAAGGACTCGAAGGAAATGGGAGACTGGCACAACTTGCAGGCGATGCTGCATATAGTGGCGGGGTGGAACGGGCAGGAGGGTGAGTTTGAGCTCAAGGTGAAGAGGAGTGTGGCTTTGGTGAACAAGTCGTGTGACTTTCTTAAGCCGGAGTGTTCAGTGCCGGCCATGTGGTGGGTTGAGAAGAATAAAGGGATGGTGAGGGATGAGAGTGGGGAGTGGGTACAGGCTCCGCCGGCAGATGAGGACCTTCCGGTACCGGAATATTGA